In a genomic window of Weissella tructae:
- a CDS encoding amino acid ABC transporter ATP-binding protein — MAIIDVKNVHKRYGNNEVLKGISLDVNEGEVVVMIGPSGSGKSTFLRMLNRLEEIDEGVIRIDGDDIYAKSNNMDETREKIGMVFQHFNLFPHLTVLENITLAPTELGRMDKQAAEEEGKRLLAQVGLADKANAKPATLSGGQKQRVAIARALAMHPEILLFDEPTSALDPEMVGDVLQVMKQLAEDGMTMIVVTHEMGFAKQVADKVVFFADGVIREEGTPEEIFNNPQDDRTKEFLNKVLNV; from the coding sequence ATGGCAATTATCGACGTTAAAAATGTACACAAGCGCTATGGGAACAACGAAGTCCTAAAAGGGATTAGTTTAGACGTGAATGAAGGTGAAGTTGTCGTGATGATTGGTCCTTCAGGATCGGGAAAGTCAACTTTCTTACGCATGTTGAATCGCTTGGAAGAAATTGATGAAGGTGTTATTCGCATTGATGGGGATGATATTTACGCCAAGTCAAATAACATGGACGAAACGCGTGAAAAGATTGGGATGGTATTCCAACATTTCAATCTTTTCCCACATCTAACGGTTCTAGAAAACATCACGTTGGCACCAACTGAATTAGGGCGTATGGATAAGCAAGCGGCTGAAGAAGAAGGAAAGCGTTTATTGGCACAAGTTGGATTAGCTGATAAGGCGAATGCGAAGCCAGCAACATTATCTGGTGGGCAAAAGCAACGTGTTGCAATTGCGCGTGCATTGGCAATGCATCCAGAAATCCTATTGTTTGACGAACCAACGTCAGCTTTGGACCCCGAAATGGTCGGTGATGTCTTACAAGTTATGAAGCAATTAGCTGAAGACGGTATGACGATGATTGTGGTGACACATGAAATGGGATTTGCTAAGCAAGTTGCCGACAAGGTTGTCTTCTTTGCAGATGGTGTTATTCGTGAAGAAGGGACACCAGAAGAAATCTTCAATAACCCACAAGATGATCGTACGAAGGAATTCTTGAATAAGGTATTGAATGTTTAG
- a CDS encoding amino acid ABC transporter substrate-binding protein/permease, whose translation MRKWLVSLGLSVMAVVGMMGAMPTGNADSKPHYTVATDTTYPPFEFQGDDGKYRGIDIDMLEAISKSEGFTYELKPMSFNAGVQAVQAKQIDGLLAGTAITDERKKIFDFGTPYYRTGVVAAISEKNDDIKTLDDLKGKNVAAKTGTAATVYAEEMAKKYGFTLTYFNDSNTMFNDVMVGNSVATFEDQPVMAYAIKQGLAMKIITEPAKAGWYGFSVKKGDNPEFLASFNAGYQKLVDSGEFDKIVEYYLGDTGYSYQEASAPKETTIFTLLADNKKALWNGLLKTLQLTFIGFILAALWGILLGVMGVSKNKFISGLSSTIVYIFRGLPMLVLAFFIYIGVPSLTGTKIPAFTAGIITLLLNEGAYIASFVKGSFLAVDKGQLEAARSLGLPYRKAMMKVVMPQGLRMMMPSFVNQFIITLKDTSLLSAIGIIELTQTGTLIIARNLQGFRVWVIIAIMYLLVITILTWISLWVEKRTK comes from the coding sequence ATGAGAAAGTGGTTAGTTAGCTTGGGTCTGTCCGTGATGGCAGTAGTTGGTATGATGGGGGCGATGCCAACAGGTAATGCGGATAGTAAGCCGCACTATACAGTTGCTACGGATACCACATATCCCCCATTTGAATTCCAAGGGGATGATGGCAAGTATCGTGGGATTGACATTGATATGCTGGAAGCAATTTCTAAGTCAGAAGGATTTACATATGAATTAAAGCCAATGAGTTTTAATGCAGGAGTACAAGCCGTTCAAGCGAAGCAAATTGACGGTTTGTTAGCCGGAACAGCCATTACAGATGAGCGTAAGAAAATTTTTGATTTCGGGACACCTTACTATCGAACTGGTGTTGTTGCTGCCATCAGTGAAAAGAATGATGACATTAAGACACTAGATGATTTGAAGGGGAAGAATGTTGCGGCTAAGACAGGAACAGCAGCGACTGTCTATGCAGAAGAAATGGCCAAGAAATATGGCTTTACGCTAACATACTTTAACGATTCTAATACCATGTTTAACGATGTGATGGTTGGTAATTCAGTCGCAACGTTTGAAGATCAACCTGTGATGGCGTATGCCATTAAGCAAGGGTTAGCGATGAAGATTATCACTGAACCCGCGAAAGCTGGTTGGTATGGATTTAGTGTTAAAAAAGGAGACAACCCAGAATTCTTAGCATCATTTAATGCTGGATACCAAAAGTTGGTGGATAGTGGTGAATTTGACAAGATTGTTGAATACTACTTAGGTGACACTGGTTACTCATACCAAGAAGCATCTGCACCAAAGGAAACAACAATTTTCACATTGCTTGCGGACAACAAAAAGGCATTGTGGAATGGATTATTGAAGACACTACAACTAACGTTTATTGGATTTATCTTAGCGGCGCTATGGGGAATTCTATTAGGTGTTATGGGTGTCTCAAAGAATAAGTTTATTAGTGGTTTGTCTTCAACGATTGTGTACATCTTCCGTGGATTACCAATGCTAGTGCTAGCATTCTTTATTTACATTGGGGTACCAAGTTTAACTGGAACTAAGATTCCAGCCTTTACAGCGGGAATTATTACGTTGCTACTGAATGAAGGAGCCTACATTGCATCCTTCGTGAAGGGAAGTTTCTTAGCGGTGGATAAGGGACAATTAGAGGCTGCGCGTTCATTGGGATTGCCATACCGTAAGGCAATGATGAAGGTTGTGATGCCGCAAGGACTTCGTATGATGATGCCGAGTTTTGTGAACCAATTTATCATTACGTTGAAGGACACATCATTGTTGTCTGCCATCGGAATCATTGAATTAACACAAACAGGAACATTGATTATCGCACGTAATCTACAAGGATTCCGTGTCTGGGTAATTATCGCAATCATGTACCTACTAGTTATTACAATCTTAACTTGGATCTCACTTTGGGTAGAAAAGAGGACTAAATAA
- the smpB gene encoding SsrA-binding protein SmpB, with translation MAKKQKATQDALATNKKARHDYAIGETFEAGMALTGTEIKSVRAGRVTIADGFVQIRHGEAWLDNVHISPFEQGNQFNHEPVHPRRLLLHKKEIQTLAAATDQQGKTIVPLKIYLKRGFAKVLIGVATGKHNYDKRHDLKKRDQERDIQRALRDR, from the coding sequence ATGGCTAAGAAGCAAAAAGCCACGCAAGATGCTCTGGCAACGAACAAGAAAGCCCGTCATGATTATGCAATCGGTGAAACATTTGAAGCTGGTATGGCTTTAACAGGAACTGAAATCAAATCTGTACGTGCTGGGCGCGTAACAATTGCGGACGGATTTGTGCAAATTCGCCATGGTGAAGCATGGTTAGATAATGTGCATATTAGTCCATTTGAACAGGGAAATCAGTTCAATCATGAACCGGTCCATCCCCGTCGCCTTTTGTTACACAAGAAAGAAATTCAAACATTAGCGGCCGCGACTGACCAACAAGGGAAGACGATTGTACCGTTAAAGATTTATCTAAAACGTGGTTTTGCAAAAGTGCTCATTGGTGTTGCAACTGGTAAGCACAATTACGACAAGCGTCATGATTTGAAGAAGCGTGATCAAGAACGTGATATTCAACGTGCACTACGTGACCGATAA
- the rnr gene encoding ribonuclease R, which produces MTEENLQNQLYGFLKANSSQAFPAQTLVDGLRLEETNAFTKVVQALAALERVEKIKVNEDGNFQYNEQKEGVICNFRANDRGFGFAHYDDNEPDVFINPDNTLFALQGDEVRVKILSKGDGDRGPEGQVVEIVNHGRTQVVGTFKSGSEYRDFIGSINITDKKTASYQFLVKEGGVAANDGEVVVATIDDYPSQDTPKRMTGTILKSIGHQDDPGVDILEVVYNHDLPHIFPEATMKEAEATPQEVLDSEREGREDVTDQTLVTIDSIESKDLDDAVVVERLDNGNYHLGVHIADVSHYIQEKTALDAEAYNRGTSVYLTDRVIPMLPRSISNGIASLNPGVERLAMSCEMEFTPTGELVNHRIHQSVMRSHARMTYKAVNAILEGDEETREEYADLVPMFEAMNMLHNALAAKRKERGAIEFDAPEAKIIVDETGKPTDIELRERGTSERMIESFMLAANETVAMHYDLANVPFMYRIHEQPDKERVAKFFEFAQALGCPVKANPDKVKPSDFQQIHKYFLGRPEEQMVSMMMLRAMQQAKYSDNPVGHFGIGADYYTHFTSPIRRYPDLMVHRLIKWYEKNGMGDAAQAEYRDKLAEIASEASVKERRSVDTERDVDAMKKTEFMEDKVNQEFDAVVNGVMKFGMFVSLPNTVEGLIHTSNLTDDYYHFDESHQALIGRRFHHIYQVGQPVKVKLVRVDKEQSALDFVLVDPKDAPLTDIKVPEPRKPFNKNGKKPFNGSKGGFNKKPQGKPMDHKESAKKRTNTKHK; this is translated from the coding sequence ATGACAGAAGAAAATCTACAAAACCAACTCTATGGTTTTTTAAAGGCAAATTCTAGTCAAGCTTTCCCAGCCCAAACATTAGTTGATGGGCTACGTTTAGAAGAGACCAATGCTTTTACAAAAGTTGTGCAAGCATTAGCGGCCTTAGAACGTGTTGAAAAGATCAAAGTCAATGAAGACGGAAACTTTCAATATAATGAACAAAAGGAAGGCGTGATTTGTAATTTCCGTGCCAACGACCGTGGATTCGGTTTTGCGCACTATGATGACAATGAACCAGATGTATTTATTAATCCTGACAATACTTTATTCGCTTTGCAAGGCGATGAAGTTCGTGTCAAGATTCTATCAAAGGGTGATGGAGACCGTGGTCCTGAAGGACAAGTGGTTGAAATCGTTAACCATGGCCGCACACAAGTTGTGGGGACATTTAAGTCAGGTAGTGAATACCGCGACTTTATCGGATCAATTAACATTACGGATAAGAAGACTGCTTCATACCAATTCTTGGTTAAAGAAGGTGGTGTTGCGGCTAACGATGGTGAAGTCGTTGTTGCAACTATTGATGATTATCCAAGTCAAGATACGCCTAAGCGTATGACTGGAACAATTTTGAAGTCTATTGGACATCAAGATGACCCAGGTGTTGATATCTTGGAAGTGGTTTATAACCATGACCTACCACACATCTTCCCAGAAGCGACAATGAAGGAAGCTGAAGCAACACCACAAGAAGTGTTGGACAGCGAACGTGAAGGTCGTGAAGATGTGACTGACCAAACTTTGGTGACAATTGACTCAATTGAATCAAAGGACTTGGATGACGCCGTTGTGGTTGAACGTTTGGATAACGGAAACTACCATCTAGGTGTTCACATTGCTGACGTGTCACACTACATTCAAGAGAAGACAGCATTGGATGCTGAAGCGTATAACCGTGGAACATCTGTTTATTTGACTGACCGTGTTATTCCAATGTTGCCACGCAGCATCTCAAATGGGATTGCCTCATTGAACCCAGGCGTTGAACGTTTGGCTATGTCATGTGAAATGGAATTCACACCAACTGGAGAATTGGTGAACCACCGTATTCATCAATCAGTGATGCGTTCACATGCACGTATGACTTACAAGGCGGTTAATGCCATCCTTGAAGGTGATGAAGAAACACGTGAAGAATACGCTGACTTAGTACCAATGTTTGAAGCAATGAACATGTTGCACAATGCATTGGCTGCAAAGCGTAAAGAACGTGGCGCGATTGAATTTGATGCACCTGAAGCAAAGATTATTGTGGATGAAACTGGAAAGCCAACAGACATCGAATTGCGTGAACGTGGGACATCAGAACGTATGATCGAATCATTCATGCTAGCGGCTAATGAAACGGTTGCGATGCATTATGACTTGGCTAACGTACCATTCATGTACCGTATTCACGAACAACCAGATAAGGAACGTGTTGCTAAGTTCTTCGAATTTGCACAAGCCTTAGGTTGCCCAGTAAAGGCTAACCCAGATAAGGTTAAGCCAAGTGACTTCCAACAAATCCACAAGTACTTCTTGGGTCGCCCAGAAGAACAAATGGTTTCTATGATGATGTTGCGTGCTATGCAACAAGCCAAGTACTCAGACAATCCAGTTGGGCACTTTGGAATTGGTGCTGATTACTACACACACTTTACATCCCCAATCCGTCGTTACCCTGACTTGATGGTTCACCGTCTAATTAAGTGGTACGAAAAGAATGGTATGGGTGATGCTGCACAAGCTGAATACCGTGATAAGTTAGCTGAAATTGCATCTGAAGCGTCTGTTAAGGAACGTCGTTCCGTTGATACAGAACGTGATGTAGATGCTATGAAGAAGACTGAATTTATGGAAGATAAGGTGAACCAAGAATTCGACGCCGTTGTTAACGGTGTGATGAAGTTTGGAATGTTCGTCTCATTGCCAAATACAGTTGAAGGATTGATTCATACATCTAACTTAACGGACGATTACTATCACTTCGATGAATCTCATCAAGCATTGATTGGTCGCCGTTTCCACCACATTTACCAAGTCGGACAACCGGTTAAGGTGAAGTTGGTTCGTGTTGATAAGGAACAAAGTGCACTTGATTTCGTTTTGGTAGATCCTAAGGATGCACCATTAACAGATATCAAGGTACCGGAACCTCGTAAGCCATTTAACAAAAATGGTAAGAAGCCTTTCAATGGATCAAAGGGTGGCTTTAACAAGAAGCCACAAGGTAAGCCTATGGATCACAAGGAATCTGCAAAGAAGCGTACAAACACTAAGCATAAGTAA